The following are from one region of the Amedibacterium intestinale genome:
- a CDS encoding adenylosuccinate synthase — MPGYVVVGTQWGDEGKGKVVDYLGSEMDYVVRFQGGNNAGHTVVVNDDKVVLHLLPSGVLQQATCIIGPGVVVDPFVFLKEIASLEEKGMDTGHVKISDCSHIIMPYHVRLDALIEESLKEQRIGTTKRGIGPCYADKYSRFGIRMGDLLDFESFKVKLKHALEQKNILFKNVYHDEGFVFEELVEQFAQIREKLVPRIINAQIEVNNALDENKQVLFEGAQAAMLDINYGNYPYVTSSSPTSAGVCTGAGVSPKKLDVIIGIAKAYSTRVGEGPFVSELHDEMGEWLREKGGEYGATTGRPRRCGWMDVNVVKHAAMINGLTDLVITKLDILSGLDKIKLCVAYEIDGKRYDYIPSNMEDLKKAKPIYEELEGWKEDISTMKTYEELPENTKKYLRRIEELCKTRISMVSVGPERNCNIYIHNMLMK; from the coding sequence TCTTGGTTCTGAAATGGATTATGTTGTCCGTTTTCAAGGTGGTAATAACGCAGGACATACAGTCGTTGTTAACGATGATAAAGTCGTCTTGCATTTATTGCCAAGTGGCGTTTTACAGCAAGCTACTTGTATCATTGGTCCAGGAGTAGTTGTTGATCCTTTTGTCTTTTTGAAAGAAATTGCTTCCTTAGAAGAAAAAGGAATGGACACTGGACATGTTAAAATTTCAGACTGTTCCCATATCATTATGCCATACCATGTACGTTTAGATGCATTAATCGAAGAAAGTCTAAAAGAGCAGCGTATAGGAACAACAAAACGAGGTATTGGACCTTGTTATGCAGATAAATATTCAAGATTTGGAATACGCATGGGAGATTTATTAGATTTTGAAAGTTTTAAAGTAAAATTAAAACATGCACTGGAACAAAAAAATATTTTGTTTAAAAATGTTTATCATGATGAAGGTTTTGTATTTGAAGAGCTTGTCGAGCAATTTGCACAGATACGTGAAAAATTAGTTCCAAGAATTATTAATGCTCAGATCGAAGTAAACAATGCATTAGATGAAAACAAACAGGTACTATTTGAAGGTGCGCAAGCTGCCATGCTGGATATTAACTATGGAAACTACCCATATGTTACAAGCAGTTCTCCTACATCTGCCGGTGTATGTACTGGGGCTGGTGTTTCACCTAAAAAACTTGATGTTATCATTGGGATTGCGAAAGCTTATTCAACTAGAGTAGGAGAAGGCCCTTTTGTAAGTGAGCTTCATGATGAAATGGGAGAATGGCTGCGTGAAAAAGGTGGAGAATATGGCGCAACTACAGGACGTCCTAGAAGATGTGGATGGATGGATGTAAATGTAGTAAAACATGCTGCCATGATCAATGGACTAACAGATTTAGTAATTACAAAATTAGATATATTAAGTGGTTTAGACAAAATAAAACTTTGTGTGGCTTATGAAATAGATGGAAAACGTTATGACTACATTCCTTCTAACATGGAAGACCTAAAGAAAGCAAAACCAATTTATGAAGAGCTTGAAGGTTGGAAAGAAGATATCTCGACCATGAAAACATATGAAGAGCTTCCAGAAAACACAAAGAAATACTTGCGAAGAATTGAAGAACTTTGTAAAACAAGAATTTCTATGGTATCGGTAGGTCCTGAAAGAAACTGTAACATCTACATTCATAATATGTTAATGAAATAG